From a single Rosa rugosa chromosome 7, drRosRugo1.1, whole genome shotgun sequence genomic region:
- the LOC133723979 gene encoding acyl transferase 4: MHRMAFSVIRSSQSLVRPCEQTPIATLDLSEIDSLPVLRSNARTLHVYRHGEYHQVAKLIKEGLSKALVPYYPLAGRLKVSNVNGGGQLQVECSGQGVWLVEAYANCSLDAVNYFDDTVASHSNKYDDLLPRGAEGLDLLLQMQVTEFECGGFVVGIKFSHSICDGLGSAQFLNAVGEMARGIKHPSITPVVWKRDFFTKSLPKQQMNLNTTTTTTTVPNYQLQHANIDIFTDQINYLKREIQESTGRSCSSFEVVAAVLWICRTRAVIVSNHSRQNTQVKLVFFANCRHLVDPPLPKGFYGNCFFPVTVTASSEALAHSLLADVVEMIQEAKAKLPNEFTNYIKEGHQIEDEDPFAPALSYTTLFISEWGKLGFNQVDFGWGSPDHVIPIQASAIMPAAIVGTLPLPQKGIRLITWCVEEIHHQTFIDHIMKMIGK, encoded by the exons ATGCACCGCATGGCTTTCTCTGTGATCCGATCAAGCCAAAGCCTAGTTAGACCATGCGAGCAGACACCGATCGCCACCCTTGATTTATCGGAAATCGACAGCTTGCCCGTCCTAAGAAGCAATGCTCGAACACTGCATGTGTATAGACATGGGGAATATCACCAAGTAGCCAAACTCATAAAAGAAGGTTTGTCGAAAGCATTGGTTCCATATTACCCTCTTGCAGGACGACTGAAAGTGTCTAATGTTAATGGTGGAGGTCAGCTTCAAGTTGAATGTAGTGGACAAGGTGTGTGGTTGGTCGAGGCATATGCTAATTGTTCACTTGATGCTGTCAATTACTTTGATGATACTGTTGCCTCCCACTCGAACAAATATGATGATCTTCTTCCTCGAGGAGCTGAAGGACTTGACCTACTTCTACAAATGCAG GTGACTGAATTTGAATGTGGTGGATTCGTGGTTGGCATCAAATTCAGCCACAGCATCTGCGACGGCTTAGGATCTGCACAGTTTCTCAATGCTGTTGGCGAGATGGCAAGGGGCATCAAGCACCCGAGTATTACACCAGTAGTGTGGAAACGAGACTTCTTTACAAAATCTCTGCCCAAACAACAGATGAATCtaaacaccaccaccactactacTACAGTGCCGAACTACCAGCTACAACATGCTAAcatag ACATTTTCACGGACCAAATCAATTACTTGAAGCGAGAAATTCAGGAATCCACCGGCCGGAGTTGCTCTTCTTTCGAAGTTGTAGCTGCCGTGTTGTGGATTTGTCGAACTAGGGCTGTGATTGTGTCAAACCACTCGAGGCAAAATACACAAGTAAAGCTGGTTTTCTTTGCTAATTGCCGTCACCTTGTCGACCCTCCATTGCCGAAAGGCTTCTATGGAAACTGTTTCTTCCCCGTCACGGTAACAGCTTCAAGTGAAGCACTGGCTCATTCGTTACTCGCTGATGTGGTGGAAATGATCCAAGAAGCCAAGGCTAAGCTTCCAAATGAGTTTACCAATTACATCAAAGAGGGTCATCAGATTGAGGATGAGGACCCGTTTGCCCCAGCTCTAAGTTACACAACGTTGTTTATATCGGAGTGGGGAAAACTAGGATTCAACCAGGTCGATTTCGGTTGGGGGTCACCAGATCATGTCATCCCTATACAAGCCTCTGCAATCATGCCGGCTGCAATTGTGGGGACTCTACCTTTGCCACAGAAAGGTATCCGTCTAATAACTTGGTGCGTGGAAGAGATCCATCACCAAACCTTTATTGATCACATAATGAAAATGATCGGGAAATGA